Proteins from a single region of Sphingomonas morindae:
- a CDS encoding cystathionine gamma-synthase family protein, which produces MTDTPETEAELTAVSPRRRPKADVLALGEHRLSPSTLMMGHAFDPALSEGSLKPPIFLTSTFVFENAAAGKRHFEGVTGKRPGGAEGLVYSRFNGPNQEILEDRLSIWDDAEDALTFSSGMSAIATMMLALVKPGDVIVHSAPLYAATETLIGRILGRFGVTWLDFPAGATEPEIEAVVARAQSQGRVALIYLESPANPTNALVDVEAVARVRDRLFGEEKPPIAIDNTFLGPLWQQPLRHGADLVVYSLTKYAGGHSDLVAGGVTGAKAAINPIRMMRNTIGTITDPHSAWMLLRSLETLELRMTRAGENAEKVCAFFRDHPKIESVGYLGFLDPASRQADIYRRHCSGAGSTFSLYLKGGERESFAFLDSLKIAKLAVSLGGTETLASAPAAMTHLSVPDARKAELGITDNLVRISVGVEKAEDLIADFDQALAAV; this is translated from the coding sequence ATGACCGACACGCCCGAGACCGAGGCCGAGCTCACCGCCGTCAGCCCGCGCCGCCGCCCCAAGGCCGATGTCCTCGCGCTGGGCGAGCACCGGCTCAGCCCGTCGACGCTGATGATGGGCCATGCCTTCGATCCCGCGCTTTCGGAGGGATCGCTCAAGCCGCCCATCTTCCTCACCTCCACCTTCGTTTTCGAGAATGCCGCCGCCGGCAAGCGCCATTTCGAGGGCGTGACGGGCAAGCGTCCGGGCGGCGCCGAGGGGCTGGTCTATTCGCGCTTCAACGGCCCCAACCAGGAGATTCTCGAGGATCGCCTGAGCATCTGGGACGATGCCGAGGATGCGCTGACCTTCTCCTCCGGCATGTCCGCCATCGCCACCATGATGCTCGCGCTGGTCAAGCCGGGCGACGTCATCGTCCATTCGGCGCCGCTCTATGCGGCCACCGAGACGCTGATCGGGCGCATTCTCGGCCGCTTCGGCGTCACCTGGCTCGATTTCCCCGCCGGCGCGACCGAGCCGGAGATCGAAGCGGTGGTGGCGCGCGCGCAGTCGCAGGGCCGCGTCGCCCTGATCTATCTCGAGAGCCCGGCCAACCCCACCAACGCGCTGGTCGATGTCGAGGCGGTGGCGCGGGTGCGGGATCGTCTGTTCGGCGAGGAGAAGCCGCCGATCGCGATCGACAACACGTTTCTCGGGCCGCTCTGGCAGCAGCCGCTGCGCCACGGCGCGGATCTCGTCGTCTACAGCCTCACCAAATATGCCGGAGGCCATTCCGATCTCGTCGCGGGCGGGGTCACGGGCGCCAAGGCGGCGATCAACCCCATCCGCATGATGCGCAACACGATCGGCACGATCACCGATCCGCACTCGGCGTGGATGCTGCTGCGCAGCCTGGAGACGCTGGAACTGCGCATGACCCGCGCGGGCGAAAATGCCGAGAAGGTGTGCGCCTTCTTCCGCGATCATCCCAAGATCGAAAGCGTCGGCTATCTCGGCTTCCTCGATCCCGCCTCGCGCCAGGCGGATATCTATCGCCGCCATTGTTCGGGCGCGGGCTCGACCTTCTCGCTCTACCTCAAGGGCGGCGAGCGCGAGAGCTTCGCCTTTCTCGACAGCCTGAAGATCGCCAAGCTGGCGGTGAGCCTGGGCGGCACCGAGACGCTGGCGTCGGCGCCGGCGGCGATGACCCACCTGTCCGTGCCCGACGCGCGCAAGGCCGAGCTTGGCATCACCGACAATCTCGTGCGCATCTCGGTGGGCGTGGAGAAGGCGGAGGATCTGATCGCCGATTTCGACCAGGCGCTCGCCGCCGTCTGA
- a CDS encoding ABC transporter permease yields MSATPANFTEEGDTLRFTGDLTLPTLGEVPRRLEHLPRAPRTVDLSGIGRIDTVGAWVVRRLERDHQVAIEGADDTARRLIEKVSEVDQPAPVRPAGAHGLAAVLDHVGAATAVSLHTLVGLLGFFGGIVLAVWQVVLNPRRFRTNAVVRQIEVVGIDALGIIGLMSFLIGIVIAQQGAVQLRQFGAEVFTVNLIGRLTMRELGVLMTAIMVAGRSGSAFAAQIGSMRLAEEVDAMRTMGLSPMQVLVLPRVIATLVAMPLLSFYAMLVALVGGGLLCWLQLGIPPVTFVARIREVVPMTDLWGGLIKAPVFGMIIAMAGCFQGMQVEGNAEEVGLRTTSAVVQSIFLVIVLDAFFAVFFTMIGWI; encoded by the coding sequence ATGAGCGCGACACCGGCCAATTTCACCGAAGAGGGCGATACGCTCCGCTTCACCGGCGATCTCACCCTGCCCACGCTGGGCGAGGTGCCGCGCCGGCTTGAGCATCTGCCGCGCGCGCCGCGCACCGTGGACCTGTCCGGCATCGGGCGGATCGACACGGTGGGCGCCTGGGTGGTGCGCCGGCTGGAGCGCGATCACCAGGTCGCGATCGAGGGCGCGGACGATACCGCGCGACGGCTGATCGAGAAGGTCAGCGAGGTCGATCAGCCAGCCCCCGTCCGCCCCGCCGGCGCGCACGGCCTTGCGGCGGTGCTCGACCATGTTGGCGCCGCCACCGCGGTCTCGCTGCACACGCTGGTCGGGCTGCTCGGCTTTTTCGGCGGCATCGTGCTGGCGGTGTGGCAGGTGGTGCTCAACCCCCGCCGCTTCCGCACCAATGCCGTGGTCCGCCAGATCGAGGTCGTCGGTATCGACGCGCTCGGCATCATCGGGCTGATGAGCTTCCTGATCGGCATCGTCATCGCCCAGCAGGGCGCGGTGCAGCTGCGCCAGTTCGGCGCCGAGGTGTTCACCGTCAATCTGATCGGCCGCCTCACCATGCGCGAGCTGGGCGTGCTGATGACCGCGATCATGGTCGCCGGCCGGTCAGGCTCGGCCTTCGCCGCGCAGATCGGATCGATGCGTCTTGCCGAAGAGGTGGATGCGATGCGCACCATGGGCCTCTCGCCCATGCAGGTGCTGGTGCTGCCGCGCGTGATCGCGACGCTGGTGGCGATGCCGCTTCTGTCCTTCTACGCGATGCTGGTGGCGCTGGTGGGCGGCGGGCTGCTGTGCTGGCTGCAGCTGGGCATTCCGCCGGTCACCTTTGTCGCGCGCATCCGCGAGGTGGTGCCGATGACCGACCTGTGGGGCGGCCTCATCAAGGCGCCCGTCTTCGGCATGATCATCGCCATGGCCGGCTGCTTCCAGGGCATGCAGGTGGAAGGCAATGCCGAGGAAGTGGGGCTGCGCACCACCTCGGCGGTGGTCCAGTCGATCTTCCTCGTGATCGTGCTCGACGCCTTCTTCGCCGTCTTCTTCACCATGATCGGGTGGATCTGA
- a CDS encoding NTP transferase domain-containing protein, which produces MPVTALLLAGRRPGVDPLAASRGVALKALLPVAGTPMVARVAATLLATPEIGELVVMTQDVAPIRAALPADPRLRFAPSGDGIARSIAGALEAGGLGFPLFVTTADHVLLRPATIAAFLAGAAGADVAVGAVERRVVEARFPATRRTWLRFRGGDWTGANLFHFAGPAALPVIRAWAAVEQDRKKGWKLIARFGPVLLLRALTRTIGLAAAIRQAGRRMGAAVALVPLADPLAAVDVDKPDDLTLAEAVLEGRA; this is translated from the coding sequence ATGCCGGTGACGGCGCTGCTGCTCGCCGGCCGGCGTCCCGGCGTCGATCCGCTCGCCGCTAGCCGCGGCGTCGCGCTCAAGGCGCTGCTGCCGGTGGCCGGCACGCCGATGGTGGCGCGCGTCGCCGCCACGCTGCTGGCCACGCCCGAAATCGGCGAGCTGGTGGTGATGACGCAGGACGTGGCGCCGATCCGCGCCGCGCTGCCGGCCGATCCGCGCCTCCGCTTCGCGCCGTCGGGGGATGGCATCGCGCGCTCGATCGCGGGGGCGCTGGAGGCGGGCGGCCTCGGCTTCCCGCTCTTCGTCACCACCGCCGATCATGTGCTGCTGCGCCCCGCCACCATCGCCGCCTTCCTCGCCGGCGCGGCGGGCGCGGACGTGGCGGTAGGCGCGGTGGAGCGGCGCGTGGTGGAGGCGCGCTTCCCCGCCACGCGGCGCACCTGGCTGCGCTTTCGCGGCGGCGACTGGACGGGCGCCAACCTCTTCCATTTCGCCGGTCCGGCGGCGCTGCCGGTGATCCGCGCCTGGGCGGCGGTGGAGCAGGACCGCAAGAAGGGCTGGAAGCTCATCGCCCGCTTCGGCCCGGTGCTGCTGCTCCGCGCGCTGACGCGCACCATCGGGCTCGCCGCCGCGATCCGCCAGGCGGGGCGGCGGATGGGCGCGGCGGTGGCGCTGGTGCCGCTCGCCGATCCGCTGGCGGCGGTGGATGTCGACAAGCCCGACGATCTCACCCTCGCCGAGGCGGTGCTGGAGGGACGCGCATGA
- the pepN gene encoding aminopeptidase N yields the protein MDSPNAIATPHPILRSDYRPPAWLVPAVHLEVELDPAATRVRARLSVEPQGGTPGAPLRLDGAPGMVPERIAVDGRPLGAEEWRIEGEQLVIPLDQGAHIVDTEVVIAPEGNTQLMGLYASGGLLCTQCEAEGFRRITFFPDRPDVLSRYTVRMVADRARYPVLLANGDQTGTGDMTDGRHWAEWHDPFPKPCYLFAMVAGDLKANRDRFVTASGRSVELGIWVREADLPRTAHAMAALKASMAWDERVYGREYDLSIFNIVAVADFNFGAMENKGLNIFNSRYILADPETATDADYDAVAGVVAHEYFHNWSGNRVTCRDWFQLSLKEGFTVFRDQEFSADQGSRAVKRIEDVRVLRAAQFPEDAGPLAHPIRPDSYLEISNFYTATIYNKGAEVIRMLHTMLGAEGFRRGSDRYFDENDGTAATCEDFLRAMETANGVDLGGFRRWYGQAGTPRVRALLSHDAASGTARLSLAQIVPPTPGQPDKLPMPIPLRLALFGAESGRTLVPERVHILSEAEDSILFPAIGERPVLSINRGFSAPVVIESDRSAEDLAFLSAHDDDPFARFEAMQQLMVDTLVALIEGRPADEAAVIEAVRTTLADEALDAAFVGEAVLLPTEAFLGDQLAQVDPVAIRRAREGLRQRLGRTLEAQWRAAYAATAANGFALTPVAKGRRRLRTVALGYIAASGAADAAALALAQFEAADNMTDRYGALGVLGSMVAPERERALEGFYERYRADALVLDKWFTVQALSTREDTAEQVARLARHPDFTLANPNRLRALVGAFAANQHAFHAADGSGYRFVADMILAADPINAQTAARLVPPLGRWRRFEPMRAALMRAELERIVATPGLSRDVFEQASKSLG from the coding sequence ATGGATAGCCCCAACGCCATCGCCACCCCGCACCCCATTTTGCGCAGCGATTATCGTCCGCCCGCCTGGCTGGTGCCGGCGGTGCATCTCGAGGTCGAGCTGGATCCGGCGGCGACACGGGTGCGCGCGCGGCTCTCGGTGGAGCCGCAGGGCGGCACGCCGGGCGCGCCGCTGCGGCTGGATGGCGCGCCGGGCATGGTGCCCGAGCGGATCGCGGTGGATGGCCGTCCGCTCGGCGCCGAGGAATGGCGGATCGAGGGCGAGCAGCTGGTGATCCCGCTCGATCAGGGCGCGCATATCGTCGACACCGAGGTGGTGATCGCGCCCGAGGGCAATACGCAGCTGATGGGGCTCTACGCCAGCGGCGGGCTGCTCTGCACCCAGTGCGAGGCCGAGGGCTTTCGCCGCATCACCTTCTTCCCCGATCGTCCCGACGTGCTCAGCCGCTACACGGTGCGCATGGTGGCGGATCGCGCGCGCTATCCGGTGCTGCTCGCCAATGGCGACCAGACCGGCACGGGCGACATGACCGATGGCCGGCACTGGGCCGAATGGCACGATCCCTTCCCCAAGCCCTGCTATCTCTTCGCCATGGTGGCGGGCGATCTGAAGGCCAATCGCGATCGCTTCGTCACCGCCTCGGGGCGGAGCGTGGAGCTGGGCATCTGGGTGCGCGAGGCGGACCTGCCCCGCACCGCCCATGCCATGGCCGCGCTCAAGGCCTCGATGGCGTGGGACGAGCGCGTCTATGGCCGCGAATATGATCTCTCCATCTTCAACATCGTCGCGGTGGCCGACTTCAACTTCGGCGCGATGGAGAACAAGGGCCTCAACATTTTCAACTCGCGCTACATCCTCGCCGATCCCGAGACGGCGACCGATGCCGACTACGATGCCGTGGCGGGGGTGGTGGCGCACGAATATTTCCACAATTGGTCGGGCAACCGCGTCACCTGCCGCGACTGGTTCCAGCTGAGCCTGAAGGAAGGCTTCACCGTCTTCCGCGATCAGGAATTCTCGGCCGATCAGGGCAGCCGCGCGGTCAAGCGGATCGAGGATGTGCGGGTGCTGCGCGCGGCGCAATTCCCCGAGGATGCCGGCCCGCTCGCTCATCCGATCCGGCCCGATTCCTACCTCGAAATCTCCAATTTCTACACGGCCACCATCTACAACAAGGGGGCCGAGGTGATCCGCATGCTGCATACCATGCTGGGCGCCGAGGGCTTTCGTCGCGGCAGCGACCGCTATTTCGACGAGAATGACGGCACCGCCGCGACCTGCGAGGATTTCCTGCGGGCGATGGAAACCGCCAATGGCGTCGATCTCGGCGGCTTCCGGCGCTGGTATGGCCAGGCCGGCACGCCGCGGGTGCGCGCGCTGCTCAGCCATGATGCGGCCAGCGGCACCGCCCGGCTCAGCCTCGCGCAGATCGTGCCGCCCACGCCCGGCCAGCCCGACAAGCTGCCCATGCCGATCCCGCTGCGGCTGGCGCTGTTCGGCGCCGAGAGCGGGCGCACGCTCGTGCCCGAGCGGGTGCATATCCTCTCGGAGGCGGAGGACAGCATCCTCTTCCCCGCGATCGGCGAGCGGCCGGTGCTGTCGATCAACCGCGGCTTCTCCGCGCCGGTGGTGATCGAGAGCGATCGCAGCGCCGAGGATCTCGCCTTCCTCTCCGCGCATGACGACGATCCCTTCGCGCGGTTCGAGGCGATGCAGCAGCTGATGGTGGATACGCTGGTGGCGCTGATCGAGGGCCGGCCCGCCGACGAGGCGGCGGTGATCGAGGCGGTGCGCACCACGCTCGCCGACGAGGCGCTCGACGCCGCCTTTGTCGGCGAAGCCGTGCTGCTGCCGACCGAGGCCTTTCTCGGCGATCAGCTCGCCCAGGTCGATCCGGTCGCGATCCGGCGCGCGCGCGAAGGGCTGCGCCAGCGTCTCGGCCGCACGCTCGAGGCGCAGTGGCGCGCCGCCTATGCCGCCACCGCCGCCAACGGCTTCGCGCTCACGCCGGTCGCCAAGGGGCGCCGCCGGCTGCGCACCGTGGCGCTCGGCTATATCGCGGCGTCGGGCGCGGCGGATGCGGCGGCGCTGGCGCTCGCCCAGTTCGAGGCCGCCGACAATATGACCGACCGCTACGGCGCGCTGGGCGTGCTCGGCTCGATGGTGGCGCCGGAGCGGGAGCGGGCACTTGAGGGCTTTTACGAGCGCTACCGGGCCGATGCGCTGGTGCTCGACAAATGGTTCACCGTCCAGGCGCTGTCGACGCGCGAGGACACGGCCGAGCAGGTCGCCCGGCTCGCGCGCCACCCGGATTTCACGCTCGCCAATCCCAACCGGCTGCGTGCGCTGGTGGGCGCCTTCGCGGCCAACCAGCATGCCTTCCACGCCGCCGACGGATCGGGCTACCGCTTTGTCGCCGACATGATCCTGGCGGCGGATCCGATCAATGCGCAGACGGCGGCGCGGCTGGTGCCGCCGCTCGGCCGCTGGCGCCGGTTCGAGCCGATGCGCGCCGCGCTGATGCGCGCCGAGCTGGAGCGGATCGTCGCCACGCCGGGGCTCAGCCGCGACGTGTTCGAGCAGGCCTCCAAGAGCCTGGGCTGA
- a CDS encoding ABC-type transport auxiliary lipoprotein family protein yields MSAAGSALALAALALLPGCVSFGPKPPPSLIRFAPAAMAPADAGAPLTPARAVTVMVPTTPNELAAPRVPVRSGAADLAYLKDAQYADSPARLFRDLLMETIRARTGRPALEGRDYHLAGGSVLNSRIDTLSVDAGQRRVDLVVDAVLKTPNQDAMTRRFEAHVPVTAVTAPAVTPALSQAANDVAVQIADWVGR; encoded by the coding sequence ATGAGCGCTGCGGGATCGGCGCTGGCATTGGCGGCGCTGGCCCTGCTGCCCGGCTGCGTCAGCTTCGGTCCCAAGCCGCCGCCCAGCCTGATCCGCTTCGCCCCCGCCGCCATGGCCCCCGCCGATGCCGGCGCGCCGCTCACGCCGGCCCGCGCGGTGACGGTGATGGTGCCGACCACGCCGAACGAGCTGGCCGCGCCGCGCGTGCCGGTGCGCAGCGGCGCCGCCGATCTCGCCTATCTCAAGGACGCGCAATATGCCGATTCGCCGGCGCGTCTGTTCCGCGATCTGCTGATGGAGACGATCCGCGCGCGCACCGGCCGGCCGGCGCTGGAAGGGCGCGACTATCATCTGGCGGGCGGCAGCGTGCTCAATTCGCGGATCGACACGCTTTCGGTCGATGCCGGGCAGCGCCGCGTCGATCTCGTCGTCGATGCGGTGCTGAAGACGCCCAACCAGGACGCGATGACGCGCCGCTTCGAGGCGCATGTGCCGGTCACCGCGGTCACGGCGCCGGCGGTGACGCCCGCGCTCTCGCAGGCCGCGAACGACGTGGCGGTGCAGATCGCCGATTGGGTGGGCCGCTAG
- a CDS encoding MlaD family protein has product METRSNHVLVGGVVLAIIAVAVVFIVWMAQIGNGHQQKYDIFFPNSVEGLAKGSAVTFSGVPVGKIDDIKLMPDSPQLVRVRISVDDSTPILQGTTATISGVGFTGVSQINLAGAIKGAAPITAIGPFGAPVIPTKPGLVGQLLNSAPQLLDKLSTLTQRLGDLLDDRNQNSIHHILENIDKVTSDLAAGSPQLRQTIASANLAIQQAGHAADEIAKVATTTNSVMDGDVRQSMAELRQTIASAHHTAGEIDKLVADAKPGVTQLTTETAPNINRLVRDLSEMADALTATANRLNNSGAGGVLGGNRLPVYKGK; this is encoded by the coding sequence ATGGAAACGCGGTCCAATCATGTTCTGGTCGGGGGCGTGGTGCTGGCCATCATCGCCGTCGCCGTGGTGTTCATCGTGTGGATGGCGCAGATCGGCAATGGCCATCAGCAGAAATACGACATCTTCTTCCCCAATTCGGTGGAAGGGCTCGCCAAGGGATCGGCCGTCACCTTCTCGGGCGTGCCGGTCGGCAAGATCGACGATATCAAGCTGATGCCGGACAGCCCGCAGCTGGTGCGGGTGCGCATCTCGGTGGATGATTCGACGCCGATCCTGCAGGGCACCACCGCCACCATTTCGGGCGTCGGCTTCACCGGGGTCAGCCAGATCAATCTGGCGGGCGCGATCAAGGGCGCCGCGCCGATCACCGCGATCGGCCCGTTCGGCGCGCCCGTCATTCCCACCAAGCCGGGGCTGGTGGGCCAGCTGCTCAACTCCGCGCCGCAGCTGCTCGACAAGCTGTCCACGCTCACCCAGCGCCTCGGCGATCTGCTGGACGACCGCAACCAGAACTCGATCCACCATATTCTCGAGAATATCGATAAGGTGACGAGCGATCTGGCGGCGGGCTCGCCGCAGCTGCGCCAGACGATCGCCTCCGCCAATCTGGCGATCCAGCAGGCCGGCCATGCCGCCGACGAGATCGCCAAGGTCGCCACCACCACCAATTCGGTGATGGACGGCGATGTCCGCCAGTCGATGGCCGAGCTGCGCCAGACGATCGCGTCCGCCCACCATACCGCCGGCGAGATCGACAAGCTGGTGGCCGACGCCAAGCCGGGCGTGACCCAGCTGACCACCGAGACGGCGCCGAACATCAACCGGCTGGTGCGCGATCTCTCGGAAATGGCCGATGCGCTGACCGCCACCGCCAACCGGCTGAACAACAGCGGCGCGGGCGGCGTGCTGGGTGGCAATCGTCTTCCCGTCTATAAGGGCAAATGA
- the pgeF gene encoding peptidoglycan editing factor PgeF: MIDPIRSAALADVPHAFLGRAGGVSTGLYAGLNVGLGSDDDPAAVAENRRRAAEAVRPGAALVTVHQIHSADAVIARAAWPDAERPRADALATDRPGLVLGVLSADCVPVLLADTRAGVVGAAHAGWRGALDGVTDAVIGAMEQLGAHRQNIAAAIGPCIARASYEVDAAFQQRFTAADPDNERFFLDGRPGHYQFDIEAYVTHRLAAAGLARIDALGLDTYADEARFFSYRRATHRGEPGYGRGIALIGLG, translated from the coding sequence ATGATCGATCCCATTCGCAGCGCCGCGCTGGCGGACGTGCCGCACGCCTTTCTCGGCCGCGCCGGCGGCGTCTCGACCGGGCTCTATGCCGGCCTCAATGTCGGCCTCGGATCGGACGACGATCCCGCCGCCGTGGCGGAAAATCGCCGGCGCGCGGCGGAGGCGGTGCGGCCCGGCGCCGCGCTGGTGACGGTTCACCAGATCCATAGCGCCGATGCGGTGATCGCGCGCGCCGCCTGGCCCGATGCCGAGCGCCCGCGCGCCGATGCGCTGGCCACCGATCGGCCGGGGCTGGTGCTGGGCGTGCTCAGCGCCGATTGCGTGCCGGTGCTGCTTGCCGATACGCGCGCCGGCGTGGTCGGTGCGGCCCATGCCGGCTGGCGCGGCGCGCTCGACGGCGTCACCGACGCGGTGATCGGGGCGATGGAGCAGCTCGGCGCGCACCGCCAGAACATCGCCGCCGCGATCGGCCCGTGCATCGCGCGCGCCAGCTACGAGGTGGACGCCGCCTTCCAGCAGCGTTTCACCGCCGCCGATCCCGACAATGAGCGCTTCTTCCTCGATGGCCGGCCCGGCCATTACCAGTTCGATATCGAAGCCTATGTGACGCACCGCCTCGCCGCCGCGGGCCTGGCGCGGATCGACGCGCTGGGGCTCGACACCTATGCCGACGAGGCGCGCTTCTTCAGCTATCGCCGCGCCACGCATCGCGGCGAGCCCGGCTATGGCCGGGGCATCGCGCTGATCGGGCTCGGCTGA
- a CDS encoding ABC transporter ATP-binding protein has product MGTEPILDEGEDVIIRVRGLTNRFGDQVVHDKLDLDMRRGEILGVVGGSGTGKSVLMRSIIGLQTPAEGEVRVFNEETVGRSEEEQTRLRSRWGVLFQDGALFSTLTVAENIQVPIREFYPRIDRQLLDEIATYKLVATGLPAEAGAKFPSELSGGMRKRAGLSRALALDPELLFLDEPTAGLDPIGAAGFDALTKDLSATLGHSVFLITHDLDTLYAICDRVAVLADHKVVAVGTIPELLALDHPWIQSYFNGPRGRAAEDAADRAGHTNSDAPRHPAGAGTGA; this is encoded by the coding sequence ATGGGCACCGAACCGATCCTGGACGAGGGCGAGGATGTCATCATCCGCGTGCGCGGCCTCACCAACCGCTTCGGCGACCAGGTGGTGCACGACAAGCTCGATCTGGACATGCGCCGCGGCGAGATTCTGGGCGTGGTCGGTGGCTCGGGCACGGGCAAATCGGTGCTGATGCGCTCGATCATCGGCCTGCAGACCCCGGCCGAGGGCGAGGTGCGCGTGTTCAACGAGGAGACGGTGGGACGCTCCGAGGAGGAGCAGACCCGGCTGCGCAGCCGCTGGGGCGTGCTGTTCCAGGACGGGGCGCTCTTCTCCACCCTCACCGTCGCCGAGAATATCCAGGTGCCGATCCGCGAATTCTATCCGCGCATCGATCGCCAGCTGCTCGACGAGATCGCCACCTACAAGCTGGTGGCCACCGGCCTGCCCGCCGAGGCGGGGGCGAAATTCCCCTCCGAGCTTTCGGGCGGCATGCGCAAGCGCGCCGGCCTGTCGCGCGCGCTCGCGCTCGATCCCGAGCTGCTCTTCCTCGACGAGCCCACCGCCGGGCTCGATCCGATCGGCGCCGCCGGCTTCGACGCGCTCACCAAGGATCTGAGCGCCACGCTGGGGCACAGCGTGTTCCTCATCACCCATGATCTCGATACGCTCTACGCGATCTGCGACAGGGTGGCGGTGCTGGCCGATCACAAGGTGGTCGCGGTCGGCACCATTCCCGAACTCCTGGCCTTGGATCATCCCTGGATCCAGAGCTATTTCAACGGCCCGCGCGGCCGCGCGGCCGAGGACGCCGCCGATCGCGCCGGCCACACCAACAGCGATGCGCCCCGGCACCCGGCCGGCGCCGGCACGGGGGCTTGA
- a CDS encoding HAD family hydrolase, whose translation MSGKPEIAIYDMDRTITRTGTYTPFLIHAALARAPWRLALLPGVIGAMAAYALKRITRARLKEINQHLLLGRHIAPAALAPLTRRFAERTLRLNTLPGALRQIAEDRAAGRTLVMATASYRLYVEAIAEALGFDAVIATNSIIGIDSRITAKIDGENCYGPAKLRMIQAWFAAQGIAREAVTVRFYSDHVSDAPVMAWADQAFATTPSPAMRALAIKRGWPVLDWRR comes from the coding sequence ATGAGCGGCAAGCCCGAAATCGCGATCTACGACATGGATCGCACCATCACCCGCACCGGCACCTACACGCCCTTCCTCATCCATGCCGCGCTGGCGCGCGCGCCGTGGCGGCTGGCGCTGCTGCCCGGCGTGATCGGGGCGATGGCCGCCTACGCGCTGAAACGCATCACGCGCGCGCGGCTGAAGGAGATCAACCAGCATCTTCTGCTCGGCCGCCACATCGCGCCGGCCGCGCTCGCGCCGCTGACCCGCCGCTTCGCCGAGCGCACGCTGCGGCTGAACACGCTGCCGGGCGCGCTGCGCCAGATCGCGGAGGACCGCGCCGCCGGCCGGACGCTCGTGATGGCGACCGCCTCCTACCGGCTCTATGTGGAGGCGATCGCCGAGGCGCTCGGCTTCGACGCCGTGATCGCCACCAACTCGATCATCGGCATCGATTCGCGCATCACCGCCAAGATCGACGGCGAAAATTGCTACGGCCCCGCCAAATTGCGGATGATCCAGGCCTGGTTCGCCGCGCAGGGGATCGCGCGCGAGGCGGTGACGGTGCGCTTCTATTCGGACCATGTTTCCGATGCGCCGGTAATGGCCTGGGCCGATCAGGCCTTCGCCACCACGCCCAGCCCGGCGATGCGCGCGCTGGCGATCAAGCGGGGCTGGCCGGTGCTCGACTGGCGCAGATGA
- a CDS encoding class I SAM-dependent methyltransferase, whose translation MPASPDLEARLRRRIERGGAMPLAEYMALANQHYYATRDPLGAAGDFTTAPEISQMFGELIGLCLADLWLRAGRPTLAYVELGPGRGTLAEDALRAMARAGLAPDIHLVETSPVLREAQSRRLPLARHHDTLATLPADRPLLVVANEFFDALPIRQIVRGDRDWRERMVGLVDGRFAPGLGAQRFDAALPSFAAGAAPGATIETSPASVAVMGELAGRLARQGGAALVIDYGYAAPGLGDTLQAVRAHRFADPFEAPGTCDLTAHVDFQALAEAATRAGAVAYPLRDQGAWLEALGIAARAAALARAAPARADEIAAARRRLVDAAEMGTLFKLLRLSAPDWPVPAG comes from the coding sequence ATGCCAGCGTCGCCTGATCTCGAGGCGCGCCTGCGCCGCCGCATCGAGCGCGGCGGCGCCATGCCGCTGGCCGAATATATGGCGCTCGCCAACCAGCACTATTACGCCACGCGCGATCCGCTGGGCGCGGCCGGCGATTTCACCACCGCGCCCGAGATCAGCCAGATGTTCGGCGAGCTGATCGGCCTCTGCCTCGCCGATCTGTGGCTGCGCGCGGGGCGCCCGACGCTCGCCTATGTCGAGCTCGGGCCGGGGCGCGGCACGCTCGCCGAAGATGCGCTGCGCGCCATGGCGCGCGCCGGCCTCGCGCCCGACATCCATCTGGTCGAGACCAGCCCGGTGCTACGCGAGGCGCAAAGCCGGCGGCTGCCCCTGGCCCGCCACCACGATACGCTCGCCACCCTGCCCGCGGATCGGCCGCTGCTCGTCGTGGCCAACGAATTTTTCGACGCGCTGCCGATCCGCCAGATTGTGCGCGGCGATCGGGATTGGCGGGAACGCATGGTCGGGCTGGTCGATGGACGCTTCGCGCCCGGCCTCGGCGCGCAGCGCTTCGATGCCGCCCTCCCGTCCTTCGCCGCCGGCGCCGCCCCCGGCGCGACGATCGAGACCTCGCCCGCCAGCGTCGCCGTGATGGGCGAGCTCGCCGGCCGTCTCGCCCGCCAGGGCGGCGCGGCGCTGGTGATCGATTATGGCTATGCGGCGCCGGGCCTGGGCGACACGCTGCAGGCGGTGCGCGCGCATCGCTTCGCCGATCCCTTCGAGGCGCCGGGCACCTGCGATCTTACCGCCCATGTCGATTTTCAGGCGCTGGCCGAAGCGGCGACGCGCGCCGGCGCCGTCGCCTACCCGCTGCGCGACCAGGGCGCCTGGCTTGAGGCGCTGGGCATCGCCGCGCGGGCCGCCGCGCTCGCCCGCGCCGCGCCGGCGCGCGCGGACGAGATCGCCGCCGCGCGCCGCCGGCTGGTCGATGCGGCGGAGATGGGCACGCTGTTCAAGCTGCTTCGCCTGTCCGCGCCCGATTGGCCGGTGCCGGCGGGCTGA